The following coding sequences are from one Sesamum indicum cultivar Zhongzhi No. 13 linkage group LG11, S_indicum_v1.0, whole genome shotgun sequence window:
- the LOC105174280 gene encoding UDP-glycosyltransferase 86A1-like yields the protein MAGTPRKPHAIMIPYPYQGHINPFVSLAMKLAAQGFTITFVNTQSVHCRISRAQKWIDGSDIFAGARDSGLDIRYATVSDGFPLGFDRSLNHDQFVEGLIHVFSAHVDELVANLADSDPPVTCLIADTFYVWASAIAEKHNLVSVSFWTEPALVLSLYYHLDLLKENGHFGSQEKRQDIIDYIPGVGTIKPTDLTSYLQADEIWTVVHRVIYRAFEDVKKADIIICNTVRELEYNTLAALHRKQPTYAIGPIVSDFTNQTVATSLWSETDCTPWLNEKPNGSVLYVSFGSHAHTTSKEDIWEIAHGLALSGVNFVWVVRPDIVNSNDAKFLPVGFENSIKGRGLIVRWCSQMKVMSHPAIGGFMSHCGWNSVLESIWCKVPLICFPLFTDQFTNRKLVVNDWKIGINLCDRPSITREEVKDKVKYLMSGQTSEELRNTIKKVSSTMKNALMSSGSSEENFHLFIENVKAQMNKKDGLAFEVRGEPLNHVWAPPAVNLREQTI from the exons atggcaggAACTCCGCGGAAGCCTCACGCGATCATGATCCCGTACCCGTACCAAGGCCACATCAATCCGTTCGTGAGCCTGGCCATGAAACTGGCGGCGCAGGGCTTCACCATAACCTTCGTCAACACACAATCCGTACATTGCCGTATTTCCCGGGCCCAAAAGTGGATTGACGGCTCAGACATTTTCGCCGGAGCACGGGATTCAGGTCTGGACATCCGCTACGCGACGGTTTCCGATGGGTTCCCGCTGGGATTTGATCGGTCTCTGAATCACGACCAGTTTGTGGAGGGTCTGATTCACGTTTTCTCTGCGCACGTCGACGAACTGGTGGCGAATTTGGCGGACTCCGATCCGCCCGTCACGTGCTTGATAGCCGATACATTTTATGTTTGGGCATCGGCGATCGCCGAGAAGCATAATTTGGTTAGCGTGTCGTTTTGGACAGAACCTGCGCTGGTTTTGTCTTTATATTACCACCTGGATCTCCTCAAGGAAAATGGTCACTTTGGTTCTCAAG AAAAACGACAGGACATCATAGATTACATTCCAGGCGTGGGGACTATTAAACCGACAGACCTCACATCTTACCTCCAAGCTGATGAAATATGGACGGTGGTGCATCGCGTGATTTACAGGGCATTTGAGGATGTCAAAAAAGCTGATATCATAATTTGCAATACAGTTCGAGAACTCGAGTACAACACACTTGCTGCGCTCCACAGGAAACAGCCCACCTACGCAATTGGGCCAATCGTCTCAGATTTCACTAACCAGACAGTGGCTACGAGTCTATGGTCCGAAACGGACTGCACCCCATGGCTCAACGAGAAGCCTAATGGGTCCGTTTTGTACGTCTCCTTCGGTAGCCACGCCCACACCACTAGTAAAGAAGACATTTGGGAGATAGCCCATGGGTTGGCATTGAGCGGGGTGAATTTTGTGTGGGTGGTCCGGCCCGATATTGTCAACTCCAACGATGCTAAGTTTTTGCCTGTTGGATTCGAAAACAGCATCAAGGGCCGGGGGCTAATCGTGCGATGGTGCAGCCAGATGAAGGTGATGTCACATCCTGCAATCGGAGGATTCATGTCACACTGTGGTTGGAATTCGGTGCTGGAAAGCATATGGTGCAAAGTTCCGTTAATATGTTTCCCTTTGTTCACGGATCAATTCACTAACCGTAAGTTAGTCGTTAATGATTGGAAGATCGGGATTAATCTCTGTGATAGGCCATCGATAACTCGGGAGGAGGTGAAGGACAAGGTCAAGTATTTGATGAGTGGACAAACTTCGGAGGAGTTGAGGAATACAATCAAGAAGGTGAGTAGTACGATGAAGAATGCATTGATGAGTAGTGGATCATCTGAGGAAAACTTTCATCTATTTATTGAGAATGTAAAGGCccaaatgaataaaaaagatgGGCTGGCCTTTGAAGTAAGAGGTGAACCATTGAATCATGTTTGGGCTCCCCCTGCAGTAAATCTACGTGAGCAGACAATATAG
- the LOC105174281 gene encoding UDP-glycosyltransferase 86A1-like, producing the protein MAERKLHAIMIAFSFQGHITPFINLALKLASNGFTVTFVHTEFIHHMLSKAHHNITHVDDEDFFSGARQSGLDIRYMTISDGFPLDYDRILNFNEYWEAILRDFPSRVHELVGRIIQSNESLVPFLVADTFYSWPASIAEEFNILNVSFWTEPALVFSIDYHLDLLRENGFFPSKGNQEDLIDFVPGVQSIKTKDLMSYLQDAHITTVIHQIVFKAFDQVKHADFILINTVNELEHETLLALNKKQPSYAIGSINFSTDFTKTVVPKSLWSETDCTEWLNSKPAGSVLYISFGSLAQITKQLVDEIANGLLLSEVNFVLVLRENTDVLPDGFKNEIRGRGLIVSWCNQNSVLSSPAIGGFLTHCGWNSILESIWCGVPMICFPFYADQPTNRKLVVDDWKIGINLCDGSSIDRKEVAEKIKQLMSGEISNGLRDEIKKIRTILQNALAEDGSTHRNFNQFLKDLRAKVHGRSQDTSTSHFL; encoded by the exons ATGGCTGAGAGAAAGCTTCACGCGATCATGATTGCGTTCTCGTTCCAAGGTCATATTACCCCATTCATCAATCTGGCTCTCAAGCTTGCTTCAAATGGTTTTACAGTTACTTTTGTCCACACTGAGTTTATTCACCACATGTTGTCCAAAGCCCACCACAACATTACTCATGTTGATGATGAAGATTTCTTCTCTGGGGCACGTCAATCGGGTCTTGACATACGTTACATGACAATTTCTGATGGCTTTCCCCTGGACTACGACAGGATTCTCAACTTCAACGAGTACTGGGAAGCTATTTTACGCGATTTTCCATCTCGTGTACATGAATTAGTTGGAAGGATAATCCAATCAAATGAATCTTTGGTCCCTTTCTTGGTTGCTGATACTTTCTATTCATGGCCTGCATCTATTGCTGAGGAATTTAACATCTTGAATGTTTCGTTCTGGACAGAACCAGCTCTGGTGTTTTCCATAGACTATCACTTGGATCTCCTTAGAGAAAACGGCTTTTTCCCTTCCAAAG GTAATCAGGAGGATCTCATTGATTTTGTCCCAGGAGTTCAGTCCATTAAAACAAAGGACTTGATGTCCTATCTTCAGGATGCCCACATAACAACAGTTATCCATCAGATTGTATTCAAGGCATTTGATCAAGTAAAGCACGCTGATTTCATCTTAATCAATACGGTGAATGAACTCGAACACGAAACGCTGCTGGCTCTAAACAAAAAGCAGCCGAGTTACGCAATTGGCTCTATAAACTTCTCCACTGATTTCACCAAAACCGTTGTTCCCAAGAGCCTGTGGTCCGAAACAGACTGCACAGAATGGCTGAACTCCAAGCCTGCCGGCTCAGTTTTGTACATCTCGTTTGGCAGTCTTGCTCAGATTACCAAGCAGCTAGTGGACGAAATAGCTAACGGGCTTCTACTCAGTGAAGTAAACTTTGTATTGGTGCTTCGGGAAAATACAGATGTCTTGCCTGATGGGTTCAAGAATGAGATAAGAGGTCGAGGACTGATTGTTTCATGGTGTAACCAAAATTCAGTGTTATCAAGTCCAGCAATTGGAGGATTTTTAACACATTGTGGGTGGAATTCGATACTGGAGAGTATATGGTGCGGCGTTCCAATGATATGTTTCCCGTTTTACGCTGATCAGCCTACTAACAGGAAACTAGTGGTCGATGATTGGAAGATCGGGATTAATCTTTGTGATGGATCATCTATTGATAGGAAAGAAGTTGCTGAGAAAATCAAGCAGTTGATGAGTGGAGAAATATCGAACGGGTTGAGGGATGAGATAAAGAAAATCAGGACTATATTGCAGAACGCATTGGCTGAAGACGGATCGACCCACAgaaatttcaatcaatttcTTAAGGATTTGAGGGCAAAAGTTCATGGCAGAAGCCAGGACACAAGTACTAGTCACTTCTTgtaa
- the LOC105174357 gene encoding UDP-glycosyltransferase 86A1-like, whose product MASNKNRKPHAIMISLHLQGHIIPFVNLAIKLASKGFSVTFAHLEFVHHQISKSQFNSTDIDIFAQARSSGLDINYTTISDGFAVEFDRSTDLYVEAFLCRFPEKVDELVGKIMQSHSSAGSNFFLVSDTFSVWPAKIAEKYGLVDVSFWTEPALVFSLYYHLQLLRENGHVPVNGRRENVDYLPGIQSINTKDFMSYLQDSELTLLHKLIFQAFDTVKSADFILCNTVQELETEAISALKEKQPFYAIGPLFLGDLKKNPVARSLLPESNCTEWLNSRPAGSVLYVSFGSLAKTDKNVILEIAGGILLSQVNFIWVLRPGMVDSEGGGILPEGFEDRTRDRGLIVPWCTQNQVLMNPATGGFLTHCGWNSIVESIWACVPMICYPLFTDQITNRKLVVDDWKVGINLCDGASLTREEVAENIGVLMSGKRADELRQETKKVRETLQNALTEDGSSEKNFNCFVEDVKDEIERRCEKRI is encoded by the coding sequence ATGGCAAGCAACAAAAATCGGAAACCACACGCCATAATGATTTCGCTTCACCTACAAGGCCACATAATCCCTTTTGTGAATCTGGCCATAAAGCTTGCTTCAAAGGGCTTCTCCGTCACTTTTGCCCACCTTGAATTCGTTCATCACCAGATCTCCAAGTCTCAGTTCAACTCCACAGACATTGACATCTTTGCTCAAGCTCGAAGTTCAGGCTTGGACATCAATTACACAACAATCAGTGATGGCTTTGCTGTTGAATTCGACCGATCCACTGACCTTTATGTGGAGGCTTTTTTGTGTAGATTTCCGGAGAAAGTAGATGAACTGGTCGGAAAAATAATGCAGTCCCATTCTTCTGCAGGTTCTAATTTCTTCTTGGTTTCTGATACTTTCTCCGTTTGGCCAGCAAAAATTGCTGAAAAGTACGGATTGGTGGATGTATCTTTCTGGACGGAGCCAGCGTTGGTATTCTCTTTGTATTATCACTTGCAACTTCTAAGAGAAAACGGCCATGTCCCAGTTAATGGTCGACGGGAAAACGTCGATTACCTGCCTGGAATCCAGTCAATCAATACAAAAGATTTTATGTCATATTTGCAGGATTCAGAATTAACGTTGTTACACAAGTTAATCTTCCAGGCATTTGATACAGTTAAAAGCGCAGATTTCATTTTGTGCAACACCGTGCAAGAACTGGAAACAGAAGCGATTTCAGctctaaaagaaaaacagcCATTTTATGCAATCGGGCCCTTGTTCCTCGGGGATTTGAAGAAGAACCCGGTGGCAAGGAGCCTGTTGCCGGAATCCAACTGCACGGAGTGGCTGAATTCCAGGCCTGCTGGATCGGTTTTGTATGTTTCGTTTGGTAGCCTTGCCAAGACTGATAAAAACGTGATTCTTGAAATTGCAGGTGGGATTTTACTTAGTCAAGTGAATTTTATTTGGGTTCTTCGGCCTGGAATGGTGGATTCTGAAGGTGGAGGGATTCTGCCGGAGGGATTTGAAGATAGGACGAGAGATAGAGGGCTGATTGTACCATGGTGCACTCAGAATCAGGTCTTGATGAATCCAGCAACTGGAGGATTCTTGACACATTGTGGGTGGAATTCGATAGTGGAAAGCATATGGGCTTGTGTTCCGATGATTTGTTATCCATTATTCACCGATCAAATTACCAACAGGAAATTGGTGGTTGATGATTGGAAAGTTGGCATAAATCTGTGTGATGGAGCATCACTTACAAGGGAGGAAGTTGCAGAGAATATTGGGGTATTGATGAGTGGGAAAAGGGCAGACGAGTTGAGGCAGGAAACCAAGAAAGTCAGAGAGACGCTGCAAAATGCATTAACGGAGGACGGATCGTCagagaaaaatttcaattgttttGTTGAGGATGTTAAGGATGAAATAGAGAGAAGATGCGAGAAGaggatttaa